The DNA window GCCGCCAGCGTTCGTCCTGAGCCAGGATCAAACTCTCCATAATAGTATGGTCTGGCGTTCATCAGTTCTCACTGATGTTCCATTCCTGCGTTGTTTCCTGCGTTGTTGATTTAAGTAAAATCAACGGGATTTATTTTACATGTCTTTCAACATGGCACGTTTTTTTGCATTTGACTTCTGTTCAGTTTTCAAAGGACAATATGGTGGGCCTGAGTGGACTCGAACCACCGACCTCACGCTTATCAGGCGTGCGCTCTAACCGGGCTGAGCTACAGGCCCCCACAGCATAAAAAATGGAGCGGGTGATGGGAATCGAACCCACGACATCAGCTTGGAAGGCTGAGGTTTTACCACTAAACTACACCCGCAAAGGTTGTATTATTTCTATTTATCGATCAAATGTAAGGTGGCGCGCCCGAGAGGAGTCGAACCCCTAACCTTTTGATCCGTAGTCAAACGCTCTATCCAATTGAGCTACGGGCGCATATGGATGCGCTTTGGCACCGATAAACAAAAAAGGATGATGCGGTCGAGAGGACTTGAACCTCCACGGGATATAACTCCCACTAGGCCCTCAACCTAGCGCGTCTGCCGTTCCGCCACGACCGCAGAAAAAATGGTATGAAGTTAAAATTTCTGGCTGGGCTAGCTGGATTCGAACCAGCGCATGACGGAGTCAAAGTCCGTTGCCTTACCGCTTGGCTATAGCCCATTAAAATGGCGGTCCCGACCGGGATCGAACCGGCGATCTCCTGCGTGACAGGCAGGCATGTTAACCGCTACACCACGGGACCTTATAGCGCCGGCGTGACCGGCAAATATTCAACTGAATGACCCGTACGGGATTCGAACCCGTGTTACCGCCGTGAAAGGGCGGTGTCTTAACCGCTTGACCAACGGGCCATGCACAATGGCGGAGAAGGAGGGATTTGAACCCTCGCGCCGCGTAAACGACCTACTCCCTTAGCAGGGGAGCCCCTTCAGCCACTTGGGTACTTCTCCATGGCTCCACAGGCAGGATTCGAACCTGCGACCGATCGGTTAACAGCCGATAGCTCTACCACTGAGCTACTGTGGAATAATAATTCAACGAATGAAGCGACGTTCTATATTGTAATTGACTGCAATTCAATTGTCAACACATAGTTTGTAGACAATCGCGACCGCCTAATCTCTTTCGCAACGGCTTAATAAACTTACCATATACGTTTCGTGCCAGTCAACTGAAATTCGTGATTTTTTTCAATTTCCCTCGACATCTTCCGCATACGTATCGGTCCGTCCGTATTCTGCGTTTACGGACGAAACGTTCTGAACAATCTTTGCATTCATAAAGATGGCTTATCCCTTTATTCTCAGGCAGTGCAGAGCAGTGCCTCGCCCCTCCAACTTCGGCTAACAGCCTTTTGAATTCTTGATCGCGATGCTTGTATCCTTTCCCCTCTAAATGCAAATGATAGTGACAAAGCTCATGCTTTACTATGCTCGCAAGCTCTTTCTGACCAAACTGCTCAACATGCTTCGGGTTAATTTCAATATGATGGTCCCCTAATGCGTACCTTCCACCCGTGGTTCTCAGCCTTGGGTTAAAAAATGCCTTATGATGAAATGGTTTCGAGAAATACTCGAGGGATATGTCTTCTACATACGCCTGCAAGTCATTATTGTCCATACTGAATTCCTCACTTCCTTAAAGGAACTGGTACATCAACAAGCTATGCCGCATAAAATGAAAAACGATCTAAGAACATAAAATGTTCAAGGAGGGAGCGTATATGCCACACTGGCTTAAAAAACAGCTTAAAAAAGCATACTTAGAAAAAAACCGCTACGAAATACGTTTGTTGAATCAATGCTGGTATTTTTATCGGAACAAGTACTCACCATAATAAGGAGAACGCTTACTATTCTCCTCTTTAAGATGAACAGCATTGACTCCAAAACCAAACACCGGCAATGAGCCCCGAACAAGGCAACGCACCAAAGAATACAAAGCCTGAGGAGAATACGACCGTTGTATTCTCCTACACAAGGAAATGTGGTTAAGGTTGAATCATTGTCAAGCCGATTCGCCCCTTGGCCGAATCAATCACATCAATCCATACGGTGACAACATCCCCAACTTGAACCACATCAAGAGGGTGCTTAACAAACCCTTTTTTTAACTT is part of the Aureibacillus halotolerans genome and encodes:
- the cmpA gene encoding cortex morphogenetic protein CmpA, with translation MPHWLKKQLKKAYLEKNRYEIRLLNQCWYFYRNKYSP
- a CDS encoding SprT family protein: MDNNDLQAYVEDISLEYFSKPFHHKAFFNPRLRTTGGRYALGDHHIEINPKHVEQFGQKELASIVKHELCHYHLHLEGKGYKHRDQEFKRLLAEVGGARHCSALPENKGISHLYECKDCSERFVRKRRIRTDRYVCGRCRGKLKKITNFS